Proteins encoded in a region of the Xylocopa sonorina isolate GNS202 chromosome 1, iyXylSono1_principal, whole genome shotgun sequence genome:
- the LOC143429510 gene encoding Ig-like V-type domain-containing protein FAM187A → MLNKQQGSELLFNINEYEYPRANETLRNIHIQLWQEYYACLRKAYNEIGSERTMYPIALQILEGTFVKLKCQICISPIEMYISDNIEWYFNNSINNEANKLIQESDNKFISPEDGTLMIYNIKFEQAGQYWCKLRDMLSVSYYVSIDTDLKGVKTVYPSIAPNMPHAVAQTIITEYNLNIYTTWTKWSPCSKCNVVGKKIRYGYCTISSRENLIKKNIITGNKQLQDHKQQNDQNETMKGETQNQAINESVNNKIRMVLHVFRNKVPCKSKYLPKEVLNIPEIRHRKTEMMIRYCKAIFNIIKTEIFFIMCTQGNIFEVRDKNGNVLESANNSAGVYSMVQGMPALSPPIIRTTVYHKYNEKAILVCPGISNTDTPINWKIDNKMLNPFVIKDQSAGRVFINAQMHIIFKSLKFEDTNIYSCWQKDEIMGVIKLKITGEIELQTNYSIIMVGGMLIIIVFIVVFWRAFLGRKRYTIH, encoded by the exons ATGCTGAACAAACAACAAG GCAGCGAACTTCTTTTTAATATTAATGAATATGAGTACCCGAGGGCAAATGAAACACTTCGAAATATACATATCCAATTGTGGCAGGAATATTATGCATGTTTAAGAAAAGCATATAATGAGATTGGATCCGAAAGGACAATGTATCCAATAGCTTTACAGATCCTAGAAGGGACATTTGTCAA ATTGAAATGTCAGATATGTATCTCCCCAATAGAAATGTATATAAGTGATAACATAGAATGGTATTTCAATAATTCTATTAATAATGAAGCAAATAAACTTATACAAGAATCGGATAATAAATTCATTTCACCAGAAGATGGAACATTAATGATTTATAATATTAAg TTTGAACAAGCTGGTCAATATTGGTGTAAACTGAGAGATATGTTATCAGTTTCTTATTATGTATCCATTGATACTGATCTTAAAGGGGTAAAAACTGTATATCCTTCAATAGCACCCAACATGCCTCATGCAGTAGCACAAACGATTATAACAGAAtacaatttaaatatttatacaacATGGACTAAATGGTCTCCATGTTCTAAATGTAATGTGGTTGGTAAAAAAATACGGTATGGTTATTGTACTATTTCTTCGCGCGAAAATCTTATCAAGAAAAACATAATAACAGGAAACAAACAATTACAAGATCATAAACAGCAAA ATGACCAAAATGAAACAATGAAAGGTGAAACTCAAAATCAAGCTATAAATGAAAGTGTTAATAATAAAATCAGAATGGTTTTACATGTATTTAGAAACAAAGTACCATGTAAAAGCAAGTATTTGCCAAAAGAAGTTTTGAATATTCCAGAAATTAGGCACAGAAAAACAGAAATGATGATACGTTATTGCAAGGCAATATTCAATATTATAAAAACAGAAATATTTTTT ATAATGTGTACACAAGGCAATATATTTGAAGTAAGAGATAAAAATGGAAATGTGCTCGAAAGTGCAAATAATAGTGCTGGTGTATATTCTATGGTTCAAGGGATGCCTGCTTTATCACCACCAATTATACGGACGACTGTTTATcataaatataatgaaaaagcaATTCTTGTATGCCCAGG AATCTCAAATACAGATACGCCAATTAATTGGAAAATTGATAACAAAATGTTAAATCCATTTGTTATTAAAGATCAGTCTGCAGGAAGAGTTTTTATTAATGCACAAATGCACATAATATTTAAATCATTAAAATTTGAAGATACAAATATCTATAG TTGTTGGCAAAAAGACGAAATTATGGgagtaataaaattaaaaataacaGGAGAAATAGAGTTACAAACAAATTATAGCATTATTATGGTTGGTGGAATGTTAATAATCATTGTATTCATCGTTGTATTTTGGAGAGCATTTCTCGGTCGTAAACGATACACCATTCATTAA
- the LOC143422691 gene encoding uncharacterized protein LOC143422691 isoform X2, producing the protein MAYDPRNIKYPSEMHSHQHDQPNISGYSYPGHLAQHIQQTDENRNENNCGNKEACAQISHQSSGLPYVTKYEENSNNSTHNCQEIQPKIEFEVEPQHINGMLIYHCPECAYRFEDRDALHEHLEDHRQRPHICDICGASLKRKEHLDRHKQGHNKDRPYQCNMCCKAFKRNEHLARHMIIHSGSKNQVCTECGKAFYRKDHLKKHLQSHNSSRSKNLNSTQNNQNSQNNAEEGLSSFAMMMRQAGPPPFSILRT; encoded by the exons ATGGCTTATGACCCACGTAATATAAAGTATCCATCGGAGATGCACAGCCATCAACATGACCAGCCAAATATAAGTGGGTACTCGTACCCCGGACACCTAGCTCAGCACATTCAACAAACGGACGAGAATAGAAATGAAAATAATTGCGGGAATAAAGAGGCTTGTGCACAGATATCTCACCAATCTTCCG GTTTACCATATGTAACTAAATATGAAGAGAATAGCAATAATTCGACACATAATTGTCAAGAGATTCAACCTAAAATTGAATTTGAAGTAGAGCCACAACATATCAATG GTATGTTAATCTATCATTGCCCAGAATGTGCATATAGATTTGAGGATAGAGATGCATTACACGAGCATCTGGAGGATCACAGGCAACGACCACATATCTGTGATATTTGTGGCGCAAGTTTAAAGCGTAAAGAACATCTAGATCGTCACAAACAAGGACACAACAAGGATAGGCCTTATCAATGTAATATGTGTTGCAAAGCATTTAAACGCAACGAACATCTTGCACGTCATATGATTATTCATTCAGGTAGTAAGAATCAAGTTTGTACAGAATGTGGCAAAGCATTTTATAGAAAAGATCACTTAAAAAAGCATTTACAAAGTCATAATAGTAGCAGAAGCAAAAATCTGAATAGTACACAGAATAACCAGAATAGCCAAAATAATGCTGAAGAAGGATTAAGTAGTTTTGCGATGATGATGAGGCAGGCTGGGCCACCTCCGTTCTCTATTTTAAGAACTTAA
- the LOC143422691 gene encoding uncharacterized protein LOC143422691 isoform X1, with product MAYDPRNIKYPSEMHSHQHDQPNISGYSYPGHLAQHIQQTDENRNENNCGNKEACAQISHQSSGTQTVQKVDAATMTDPLQIDFRLTSEYLARCSNTLGLPYVTKYEENSNNSTHNCQEIQPKIEFEVEPQHINGMLIYHCPECAYRFEDRDALHEHLEDHRQRPHICDICGASLKRKEHLDRHKQGHNKDRPYQCNMCCKAFKRNEHLARHMIIHSGSKNQVCTECGKAFYRKDHLKKHLQSHNSSRSKNLNSTQNNQNSQNNAEEGLSSFAMMMRQAGPPPFSILRT from the exons ATGGCTTATGACCCACGTAATATAAAGTATCCATCGGAGATGCACAGCCATCAACATGACCAGCCAAATATAAGTGGGTACTCGTACCCCGGACACCTAGCTCAGCACATTCAACAAACGGACGAGAATAGAAATGAAAATAATTGCGGGAATAAAGAGGCTTGTGCACAGATATCTCACCAATCTTCCGGTACACAGACTGTTCAGAAAGTAGACGCCGCGACAATGACTGATCCATTACAAATAGACTTTAGACTTACTTCGGAGTACTTAGCGCGATGTTCTAATACATTAGGTTTACCATATGTAACTAAATATGAAGAGAATAGCAATAATTCGACACATAATTGTCAAGAGATTCAACCTAAAATTGAATTTGAAGTAGAGCCACAACATATCAATG GTATGTTAATCTATCATTGCCCAGAATGTGCATATAGATTTGAGGATAGAGATGCATTACACGAGCATCTGGAGGATCACAGGCAACGACCACATATCTGTGATATTTGTGGCGCAAGTTTAAAGCGTAAAGAACATCTAGATCGTCACAAACAAGGACACAACAAGGATAGGCCTTATCAATGTAATATGTGTTGCAAAGCATTTAAACGCAACGAACATCTTGCACGTCATATGATTATTCATTCAGGTAGTAAGAATCAAGTTTGTACAGAATGTGGCAAAGCATTTTATAGAAAAGATCACTTAAAAAAGCATTTACAAAGTCATAATAGTAGCAGAAGCAAAAATCTGAATAGTACACAGAATAACCAGAATAGCCAAAATAATGCTGAAGAAGGATTAAGTAGTTTTGCGATGATGATGAGGCAGGCTGGGCCACCTCCGTTCTCTATTTTAAGAACTTAA